In Arenicella xantha, the genomic window ATTAACAACGTCGGACACGCTGCAGCAGCAACACTGTAATGGCCATTTTCAGTAATCACCGGGCTAACAGCGTAGCCCAGTGTTGTAAGGTCAGTTACATAAGTTCGTTTACGGCTTTGATAGCGCTCTTGTTCAAACATAATTTCGGTAAGGCTCGCCTGAGCCTCTGATCGATTAGCTTTAACAACGTATCGAGAGTAAGTGGGAATAGCAATTGCAGACAGAATCCCAATCACCGCAACCACTATCAGCAACTCAATCAAGGTAAAGCCAGTTGTTTGGCGATATCGAGTCATATTATTTTTCCTCAATTAGGTAATTGGAATTAGCGTGCACGACCATCTTCCCACCATACTTTTTTATCAGCCTTACCCAAATTCAGGTTACTGAGCCCAAATTGAGTTTCACCATCAAATGGTTCAGTACCAATAATAACAATGGGTTTTAAAACCTCTTGCTGAGTTGCGACACCATCTACCATCACGGTAATAGTATCGAGTACATAAATAACCACCGGCGTAGCTGTAATACCTGGTTTTTCGAGCTCAGTCACCTCAACGCCGCCATTCAATAAGTTGAATGCATAAGCTTTCGATGTACCCAATCCGGCATTGCACGAATCACCCAAGTTTGCCGCATTATTATCTGCAGGCAGATAAGACACCGCAATGGCTTTAAAATCACTAATTAGTGTTGGATTTATAAACTTCTCGCCAACACCATTAATTGTAATCGAATAGCCATTCCCTCCAGCTTGGAACGCAGATCCCAAGTCGGATGCGCCAATCTTTCCCCAAACCGAGGAACCTTCTACGTAAGTATAAACGGCTTCTTTAACAGAGTCAGAATCAGAGCTAGGCGACACTTCTTCATCATAAAGAGGCTGCGTAACGTTTTTATCGTACAACACATAGAATTGATTTGAGAAGCCCTCAGTAGTAAGTGGGCTTGCACGATACCCAGTCCCCGTAACCAAAGCGTATCGAGCGCTGGCAACTAATGTGCCATCATCAGCCCGCACCTCTGGCAATAATGTAACATCAACTGGGTTGTAGAAACGACGATTAACACCTGAGACTTGTAAATCAGCTATTAGGCCACCAGCTACATCGTCGATAGTGACGTTCGTGGTGCCATCAGCGTCTTTAACCGAGTCGTTTTGTGAGTTGTCAGATGCCGAAATATCGTTTTCATCTTGCGCTGCTGCCCGAAAATCAACTCTGAACACTTGCCCAGCGATATCAGTAAAAAATAGCATGTCAGCCGCGCCATCTTTATTGACGTCAAGCACGGTCGGTTTTGACACCACACTGTGAGTCATTTCAGGAATAGTCAGGTCACGAGTAGAGTTAACCACTGTTTTACCAACCATCCAGAGCAATTCTCCAGTCGCCGCATCAATCATATATACCGAGTTGCCGAGCACGTTGTTTGACAGCGAACTCAAACTAGCTGTGGGGGTATCATATTGCTCATCATAACCACCGGAAACAAACAACACATCACGTAGTCCACAAACCTCGGCACCACCGCCAACTCCAGCTTCACAATAATTCGCTTTTGTGACCACTGGCTCGGCCCAAGTTTGCCCCAATCTAGCGTAGTCGCCTGAGCCGCCTTCGATAGTCCAAAGCTTGCTCACAGGGTTAGCCACATCAGTTGCATCAGAAACGTCAACAGCGAAAAGTTTATTGCCGCCACGTCGTTGCCCGAAAAACAGGTGTGCTCTGCTTACTGCACTGCTGGCATCACGTCGAACCAAAAAGGCGATCTCGCTATCTAGCCCGTAAGTTTTTCCATTGTTATCCTTATTATAATAGTTGCCCAAGTTACTGAATAATGATCTATCTGGGACATATGACCATGCTTCTGTACCATCTGCACCATTGATCGCATGCAACATACCTTGGTTCGAAGTATAAAAAACAATGTCATTCGGATTGGCTTCAGTTGCGCCGAAACTCAACACATAAGGAACTCCGTGTAAACTCTCGCCAATGTACTGGTTAGTCAGTGTAGCGCCATTGCCAAGCTCATTGTCAACATCATAGCCAAGGGTCCAACTCGCGATTGCCACCTGATTAGCGTCAATCGCACTAGGGTCTCCCCCCCTTGCACCAATATCGATAGACGGAATCGCGTCACCGGCTGGTCTGCGTGCGGTTTGTTCTAAAAATTGTTCAACAGCAGCAACTTGGTCGGCTCCGCTCAAAGACACAATCGTCGAACCATCAACATTTCCAAACAGTTTTCTGGCCGGCTGTATATGCTCCCCTGCACCACCATCACTCACTTCACCGCCATCTGGCGAAGTAGACCAGTAACTTTGTGCATCTTCATGGAAAAATCCGTCAGAACCAATCGCAGTTTGAGAATTTGCATCCACAATCTTCGCATCGGCGGTAACTTTATATTTCTTTACATTGCCGTCCCACCGTGAATTATTTTCAGGCTTGAACAATGCGTAGTAGATATCCTCTTTATTTTGCAAACGGTTAAAAGCATTAACCGTGACCGCCGGTGCAGAGAACACATCTGAATCCGCGTTAGAAATTCCGTCTAGAATAGAACGAAATACAGACTCCAAGCCCTGCAGATCGGTAGCTTCAAAGTACCCCGAGTTTGGCAGTGCATCGTCAGGCCGACCATTATTCGCAATACTGGCTAAGTAGCTAGAGGACAGGTTAAAACCAATCGTATACGTGTTAACTTCAGCGATAACACCGGGCAAGTCTGACAAGTCATGATTCGCCATGTAAAGCGACAGCTCGTCTGCGCAAGTACTACAAGCAGAACCGATCACGTCCTTTACTTTTAAGTTTGCATTGTTGTCATTAGTCGGGTCGCCATCCGATAACATAACGATACTATTAGCTTGACATTGGCTAGTTATCGGCGACTTGTACTTAGTTGAGTTAGTCGGATCAATAGCATCAGGGTCCGTGATATACTCGGTACGATCATATGTCGCTTTGTCCTCCCAATCTACATTGAATGTCGCGTGTTCTCCGTAGCTGCCTTTAAGTGTTTTATGACCATATTCTATGTTCTTTCCTGCCCAGTATAAATACGCTTCATACATAGACTCAGCCAGAGGTGTAAACTTTCCAAACTCAATTGCTTCAACTTCATTCAGCAATGCCGTTTTATTTGCATCAACATTCATATTAGATACAGCCTTGGCAACGGTGCCTCCGCTTCGAGCACTGCTAGAATTTTCATTAAAGCGCATTAAGCCAGCATTTACTTTTGACGTATCCGCTAAAGAATTCTTTAGCGCGGTCTTCATACTCTCTAGACGTGTAATACATTTATACACCGCATAGAGGTCAGGGTCTGCATCATCTTGGACTTTGAAATACATGTTCTTATATTGACTGTAACCAGTATCAGCATCTCTATCCTTAGAATTCCCGCCACAAGCTTGAGCCTTGTAATCAACCTCTACAGGCTCGTCTTCGGCACCCAACTTGGCTAGTTTATAGCCACGTACCTTAGCGGTTCCATCCTTTGAACAGGACTCAGGTGGTAGCGTGTTCCCGCTGGTAAGCTGCAAGTATTGATGATAGTTACTCGCCACCCAATATACATTTTCAGTATCCCTGTATACACCATCTCCAGAATTACGTGAAAAATAGTGTGCTGTCATGGTCGAGTTATCTTCAGCACCATTGGTATTACGAGGTCTATCGTTAGTGTAGGTATTAACCGTATTATGCCCATGATCACGATTATCATCCTGACACTCAACACCTGACACGGGGTCGGTATCTAAGTTGTCTATATCGTCGTCCCAACCATACTCAGTATTCGACCCGCTTCTGAAACCAAACTGAACTAACTTATCACGAAATACAGGGTAATTAGATGTCGCGCTATTAAATTCATCACGATACGCTTGACAGTGGTTTTGAGCCTCAGTCACATATTTGCCACTGTAATTATCTCCAGAAGCGCCGTCTTTATATATGTATATATTTGAATCATTTGGCGTTACTCCAAATGAATAATCGAAACTTGGATCGTAGCTAGATAAATCGACATTACATCCACCACCGCCAGTATCAGGACTCTCATCAATATAACCAACCAGGTTGGGTTCAGTCTCCCCCATACTGGTTGAGTTATCCAATATGAATAACACATTCGGGAAAAAATCAGGATTAGTTTGTATTGCGCCAGTACCGCCGCTAACCACACCAGTGTATATCTCAATATCCTCAGCCTGGCCGGTGCCAGAGGCGAGAGTGAATATGCACGCAAATGCACTGACAATCGTGTTGCGCTGGAATCCCATAAGACGCTTTCGATCTAAGAGACATTGTATTGTTTTAGTGTTTTTCATGAAGTCTACCCCTCTCTGAGGCAAGTGAGATATATGGTCGGTTTATTCAGCAAGTGTTCTGTACTCGTAAACCTGATGTTGAGTCGAATCGATTTTGGTATTAACCATTTTTGAGTCAGCCAAGATCTTAATTTCATTGCAGCGGATTTTTTCTGCACCAGCGCCAAGCTGCTGACCGAACACAGCACAATTGCCGCGATAGCTTTGTTCAGCCACTTTAGTCATGTACGTATTTTGCACCGGCGCATAAATCTCTAAATCCGAATTCGCAGGCGTCACCGTAGTGCCAACAGCATTGTCAGTCATAGCGATAATGTATGACGGCACACCATCACTCAGCTTGCGCTTATTAATAGTGTCGATCTGAGCGTCTATTTCCGCATAGCTGGCATTAAATGTTTCCAATCGAAACTGGTTGTTACGGACCATAAATGCTTGAGTTTGACTGTTGTTAGTCGCTGTAACCGCAATTACTGTTAACACTATTAGTACAACCATAGTGATCAACAACGACGCGCCACGTTGTGCGCTTATCTTGTGTATCGAAAATTGTTTTGACATTTTCATTTGGGTATTCGCTCGTATAAATCGCTGCGCAATGAACTACATGCCATTCGGCAACATTACTGTGGTTGAATAAATTTCTCGTTTGACTCGGTCGGTAATACTGATTTCCGGACCGTCTAACAACTGGTATTTACGTTCAATATTATCTTCAGTGTTTGCGCCTGCATCTAGGTCAACGCCACTACCTACCAAAAGCGCGAATCGAATACTTTTTACTCGACTTGAGAATGCTGGCGTTAAGTTCGTATACGACTGATAGCGGTCGATCACATCATCCTGATCGTTATCAACGCCATATTGCGCTTGCAACCGATCAACACCATCAATCAATGGCGCTGCTGGGCCTTCGATTTGACTATCGGTGATATTGTAAGTTTGGCAGTAGAGCGATCGCACACCGTCATTGTCGAGGTCCGCAGTCCAAAATACATTGGCGTATCTCTTCTCGATGCCGAGCGGCACCGTTACCGCTGCAAAATTACACCCAGTAAAACTACTATCCGCAATAAAATCTACTGCTATGCGATCTGAATTATTCGCAAGTTCGTCCACGGTACACCCTTGAGAATCCCCATTTGAGATACTCGACTCATTCGCGGGGCAATTATCGCCGTTATAAACGACATCCAATTTATTGGCGAAGGAGTTACTCGGGTTAATACCCGCTAAACGTAAATTCTGTGAAATAATTTCCAATGCAAATCGCGCGTTTTCTTGCGAAATACTATCGCCAGTCTGGATGCGAAAGGTTCGGGACGAAGAGACCATATACGTTAACGCCATACCGCCGATAAACAACGACAAAAATAGCCCGACCAGTAACTCAACGAGAGTAAAGCCGGAATTGGCGCGAACAAATGGCTTAACCGTATGCGCTTCTGTTTTGAAAGTACTCATTAATGAAACCTCAAGCAATATGCATCTAACCGTGTATCAACATTTACATCGGTACCACAGAGCTCTGTCACAATAGTCTTGGCTGCTCCGCTACTAGCCTGAATGTTCGAGTTTTGTTCCGCACTTCGCGCAAGCCATTCAAAATAGAGAAAGTACTCTTGACTATCTACTGTGCCATTACTATCAAAATCCACATCATTTGCGACTAACGCGATATCAAGATTCTTGAGTTTGAACGACGAATCATCTGCGACGCCGGCAGGCCCAACAGAAGCACCGGTAATCGGATCGCAAATCACACTCCATACATCAAACTTAACTATATCTGAAGCTGAGCACGTACCTGCCGCTGAACCTTGCTGGTCATCACATCGAGTTGGGGCACTTGCCGGACATGAGTATGCCCCCTTTGCAGTGTAAGACCCTATGGCCGCTGCGGTAGAAGCACCTATTTCCGTCAAATATTCATCCAACAACCCGTCAGGGTCAGCAATGGTTTTGGTCGAACGCATCCGATCCACTAATTCTTGACCTTTCCAAATCGCTACAGATCGCTGCTTGGTATCGTCACCTCTGACTAATGATGTTGTTTGCATCGCGGCAATACCCAATGCCCCAACCGAAAAAATCAATAGTGACACCATCGCTTCGATTAGGGTTGCGCCTCGCTGACTCTCAAACTGCATTCCAGCTCGAGAAAAGCCGTGTAATTTGTTTTGTATTTCCATTTTATATATCTGAACACCAAATAATCATTTACTGACAATCCAACGTGCCATTTTTTGACACACGCGCACGCCCCATACGACCAAGCTCTACCATCAAGGAATCATCAACAAGATTTTTCTTGCTACAAACCGCAAAATTAACCACTGCCGTGGTACGCCCCTGACTATCAAAATTGAGGCAGTCAGCCACTAGATCATCATCGACAAAATAACTCTCAACTTGATAGTTCACAACTTGAAGTATTTCGGCGGGAGCTACTTTTGCCATCATATCGCCAGGTTCCACGATTACGCCACTATCGGTAATATTCGAGTTGGTGTTATTCCAACACACACGAACGACGGAACCTCGAGAGATGGCCGTTGTTCTCGCCAAACTCATAATGGAACCGATGTTAGTTGCTTGCGCCTTGACATTTTGACGACGCATAAAGTCAGAAAAGCTCGGCACGGCTAGTGCGACTAGCACAGCCAACAACGCCAAAGCACTGATCACTTCAATAATCGTGAAGCCTCTTCCTGACTCAACTCTTTTCGGGTATTCAATTAACATGCGCGGGCGCCAATAGCAGATACGTTTATTTTCAGGCTAGAGCTTACGCGTTCAGCGGGTTAGGTTTCAAATAATTATGGACGAGCGGCGAAAATCGTCCGATTAACGGTCAATCAACCAAGCCTTTCCTCATCGAAGCTCCAGCTAACGATGCAATTAAGAACCTACGCGCAATTCGATTGGCAGCGAAAAAGACACATTTTCAATTGGACCTTTGGCTTCGTTTACAACGGTGCCGCCCCAATGCTTAATTTGATCAATTACGCGCTTCACCAAAATCTCTGGCGCCGATGCCCCTGCGGTAACTCCGACTACGTCGACGCCGTCAAACCAGCTACGATCGATCTGACCCGGCTCATCCACCAAATAAGCTGGCACGCCAATATTCTCGGACAGTTCACGTAAACGATTAGAATTAGAGCTATTGGGCGAGCCAACAACAATCACCACATCAGCGTCTCTCGATAGCGCTCTAACGGCATCCTGCCGATTCTGCGTGGCGTAACAAATATCATCCTTTCTTGGGCCTTGAATGCTTGGAAAGCGCTCTTTAAGCGCATCAATAACCCGACGCGTATCATCGACTGACAATGTAGTCTGAGTCACATAGGCCAAATTATTAGGATCAGTCACCTGCAAACGACCCACATCATCAGGCTCTTCTATTAAATGCATCCCAGAATTGGCTTGCCCCATAGTACCTTCGACTTCAGGATGTCCGGCATGGCCAATCAGTATGATTTCGGTGTGTCGATCACGGTACCGTTTCACTTCCATATGCACCTTAGTCACCAGCGGACAGGTGGCGTCAAACACCTTTAGGTCACGACTCGCTGCTTCATCTTGCACTGCTTGCGAGACACCATGCGCGCTGAATATCACCGTTGCACCATCGGGAACCTCAGTTAATTCATCAACGAATACCGCACCTTTATTTTTAAGGTCATCGACCACAAAACGATTATGCACTACTTCATGGCGCACATAGATCGGCGCATCAAAAAGCTCCAGCGCACGCTCAACAATGTCGATAGCGCGATCAACGCCAGCACAAAATCCACGGGGGTTTGCTAGTAATATTTTCATGATGCCTTTTGATTTAAAAATGGTTTGCCAAACGCCTCAGCGATTAATAGCGCTGCGCCAGCAAAGATTGCCATGTCGGCCACATTAAAATGAGGGTAATGCCACCCTTGGTAGAACCAATGAATAAAGTCGACCACATACTGATATATCACGCGGTCAATTGCATTGCCAATGGCGCCACCAATAATCAACGCATAAGCTAACGCAAGGTGACGCTCAAACCATTTTAGATTCTTGATAAACACCGTTAACACTACTGAGATAATGAGCGCTAAGGTAACAAAAAACAGATGCTGCGTGATGCCAGGGCCACTAAACATACCAAATGCGGACCCCGTGTTGTGCGCTAATGACAAATCAAAAACAGGCAATATCTCAACAACGCCAGACGGCCCAAGTATGTGTTCCGCCCAATACTTTGTCAGCTGATCGACAAGAATCACAATTAGCGACAACCACAGCCACTTCAAATTACTACTTTGTGTTTTTTGCATAATCTATCTTTGAAATCGCTACTTTAGTGAAAATCCGCACAATCACGCTTTAAGCGTGACGCCGAACCTCGCCGTCGCCCTCAATATTTTCAACGCAACGACCGCATAACTCAGGATGAGCCGAAATCGAGCCAACGTCCGGTCGACGATGCCAACATCGTACACATTTCTGATCTTCTAACACACTCACTTTCAGCTTCAGGTCAGAGATCTCGCTCTGCACCGCATCACTTGGCGCGTCATCAAATGGCGCCAACGTCGCTGCCGACGTAATCAAAATAAACCGCAACTCATCGGACACCGACTCAAGCGCGGTCGCAACTTCGGCTTTTGCGAACAAACTGACACCAGCGTCGAGCGCAGAACCCACTTTGCCCTGCGTACGAGTCACTTCGATTTGCTTAGCGACTTCATTTCGTGCGTCGATGATGGTTTTCCAACGCTGGTCATCAACGGGATCAGCCGGCACCTCATCAAGCTCGCTATAGCGCGTAGCAAATAGCACTGACTGCTCGCGCTCACCGCGCATATGCCCCCAAATTTCTTCGGCGGTAAAACTCAAAATTGGCGCCAGACACCGCACCAAACTTTCTAGAATGTGCTGCATCGCCGATTGAGCTGACAAGCGAGCTTGCGACGATTGCCCCGTGGTATACAAGCGATCTTTTAGGATATCTAAGTAAAAACCGCCCATATCCACCACACAAAATTGGTGCAGGCGCTGATAGATTTGATGGAACTGATAGCTTTGGTACGACGCTTCTATCTGCTTTTGGACCTGCGCTGTCAACCGCACCGCCCACTGATCAATATCCAGCAACTCGTCGTATGGCAATACTTGTGATGGCTCGAAACCGTCTAAGTTGCCGAGCAAATAACGAACCGTATTGCGAATTCGGCGGTACGATTCACTGGTGCGTTGTAGAATTTCCTGCGAGATGGTCATTTCACTACGATAATCCGTTGCGGCGATCCAAAGTCGCAACACATCCGCCCCTAGCGTATTGATAACCTCTTGCGGGGCCATCACATTGCCAAGTGATTTGGACATCTTCTTGCCATCTTTATCGACCGTGAAGCCATGAGTTAACACGGTCTTATACGGCGCTGCACCGTTCATTGACACACTGGTCAACAGACTCGATTGAAACCAGCCACGATGCTGGTCTGAGCCCTCTAAATACAAATCGGCCGGCCGTCGCAATTCTTCTCGCGCATCGACCACACTGTGATGTGTAACACCTGAGTCAAACCATACATCAAGGGTATCAGTCACCTTGTCATAGGCATCGACGTCGTCACCTAGCAACTCACGATCATCTAGGTCATACCATGCTTGAATACCCTGCTGCTCAATTCGTTGCGCAGCCAACTCCATCAACTCGATAGTATTCGGGTGCATTTCACCCGTTTCTTTATGCAAGTAAATCGCAATTGGCACGCCCCAGTTGCGTTGTCGTGAGACACACCAATCGGGGCGATTTTCCACCATTGTGGTGATTCGTGCTTTACCCCAATCGGGCTCCCAATCTACCGTATCGATCGCCTTGATCGCCTGCTTACGCAAGCCTTTGTCGCCCGACAAATGCTCCATACCGATAAACCACTGCGCCGTGGCACGGTAAATCATCGGGGTTTTATGGCGCCAGCAATGCGGATAACTATGCGAATACTCGACGTGTTTTAGCAATGCGCCGTGCTCTGCTAAAACCTCGATAACATGCGGATTAGCTTTGAACACAAATTCGCCAGCAAATAGCTCAGTAGACTCGAGAAACGTGCCGTTAGAACTAACTGGATTGTTAACCGGAATGTCGTAACGCTTGCCAACAGCGAAGTCATCGCCACCATGCGCGGGCGCGGTGTGCACAGCACCGGTTCCAGCCTCAGTAGTAACATGCTCCCCTAAAATCACCGGCACCTGCTTAGAGTAAAACGGATGCTTCAGACTCAATAGCTCTAACGCTGCGCCAGTAAACCGCGCCAACACCGTGCCAGCCTCCAACTCGTATCTCGCCAAGGCGGATTCCATTAAGTCTTCCGCCAATATCAACTGACGACCACCGGTCGCCACCAATACATAATTTAGCTCAGGATGTAGCGATACCGCTTCATTGGCAGGCAAAGTCCATGGCGTGGTAGTCCAAATAACCACGCACGGGTCATGTAATTGATCAGCGGCCAAGCCAATTCGCTTAGCGAAATCAGCCTCGTCAGCCACCGCAAACGTTACGTCAATCGCTGGCGATACCTTGTCTTGATACTCTACTTCCGCCTCAGCCAGTGCTGACGCACAGGCTGGGCACCAATAGACTGGCATTAAGCCGTGGTAAAGATGCCCCGCTTCGACAATTTTCGACAAGCTGCGAACAATATTTGCCTCAGTCACGAAATCCATCGTCAAATAGGGGTTCTCCCAATCGCCCTGAACACCAAGCCGAATAAAATCAGCTTTTTGCGTTTCCACTTGACGTTGCGCGTACTCCCGACACTTCTGTCGAAAGGCTTTTTTGTCAATTTTTTGACCGGCTTTACCGTGTTTCTTTTCAACCTGAATTTCGATCGGCAAGCCATGACAATCCCAGCCAGGCACATATGGCGCTCGAAAGCCTTGCAGGTTGCGCGACTTAACAATAATGTCTTTTAGAATTTTATTAACCGAATGTCCGATGTGAATATTCCCATTAGCGTATGGAGGTCCATCGTGCAATACATAAGACTCGGCATTCTGCCGCTGCGACTGCAGCGCATGGTATACATCCAATTCTGCCCATTTCTTAAGAATCTGTGGCTCACGGTTAGGTAAGCCCGCTTTCATTGGAAATGAAGTCTTGGGTAAATTAATAGAATCTTTGTACTGACTTCCTGGTTTTTCTACAGTCATTATTTTTGATCGGTTTGACATCGCGTTGCTCAACATTGGCAGAAATAGATCGCGCCGCCAGTTTGAGGTTAATGGGGTATTTTATGTTAGTTAACGACTCACCACCAACCTGAAGCTGTGGCAATCGAAGATTTTTATGCAGATTTCTACATTATTAGCGCATCTCAGCAAATATTTTCCGCGCAGCTCGGGCATCGCGTTGAATTTGCGCTTTCAATTGATCGACTGAGTCAAACCGAACTTCCTCTCGCAACTTCGCGACAAACCGAACCTCGATGTTTTGGCCGTAGATATCGGCATCGAAATCAAACAAATGAACTTCCAGCCGATTCTCCTTGCCATCGACAGTCGGGCGGCGCCCAACATTAGCGACACCAGCCACCTCCGCGCCCTGCACTCGAGTAGAAACTGCGTACACACCATCAACTGGCAACACCATCTCTGGCAACACGATATTAGCGGTTGGAAACGCCAAAGTACGCCCCAGTTGCTGCCCCACCTGAACCTTACCTTGAATGGTATAGGGCCGCCCCAGCAATCGCTCGGCTAACTCAAAATCTCCGGCGATTAACGCCGTTCGTATACGACCACTACTTACGCGGCACCCTGCCAACTCAAACGTTTCGTGCGCCGATACTTCAAATCCAGCATCTCGACCAATGCGTTGTAGCAAATCAAAGTCACCAGCACGCGCTTTACCAAAACGAAAGTCATCACCAACGCAAACATGCCGCACACCCAGTCCGTCAAGCAAAACATCATTCACGAAACCTTCCGGCGAATAAGCGGCAAAATCTGTATCAAAAGGAATACACAACACACGCTCAACACCCAGTTCAAATAAGCGTTGCGCCCGCTCCTCAATCGTAGTGATGCGCTCTACTGAGCCGGGCGCAAAGAACTCCTTCGCTAACGGTTCAAAAGTGATTACCGTAGCTGGCGCTTGCAAACGCTGACTATGGGCGATTAACGTTTTAATCACGAACTGATGCCCGCGATGCACACCATCGTAATTGCCTATCGACACGACGCTCGGAGCGTGGCGGTCTTCAATTTTATCTATTCCAGTTATCAGTTCCACAATTTCAACACGCCCAATCAGGGTCAAATTCCTCTATATAGTCTGTAAGGTTCTGGCGATCTGATAAAGCCTTGTCATGCGTCCGAAACGAACCCAAGTAAAGTTCGGGGTAACGCCATGACAAACATCCCTCGCCAACATTAAACTCAACCACCCAAAGTCCTGACACGCGCGCACCGAGCAACTCTATCTTATCTCGCCAACGCGAAACCACTTGCTCATACTGCTGCTCGACTGAGGCTCTGCGCGGATCATTCGATAACATTTTTTCTAAGCGTAACCGGATCGGCGACAACTCTTCGTGATGCTTGTTAGTAATCACCTGCACCAGCGGCAGTAATTCGCGCGCTTCCACCAGATTGAAAAGCTTATCGCGTTGACCAATATCAGTTTGCAAGG contains:
- the lspA gene encoding signal peptidase II, with the protein product MQKTQSSNLKWLWLSLIVILVDQLTKYWAEHILGPSGVVEILPVFDLSLAHNTGSAFGMFSGPGITQHLFFVTLALIISVVLTVFIKNLKWFERHLALAYALIIGGAIGNAIDRVIYQYVVDFIHWFYQGWHYPHFNVADMAIFAGAALLIAEAFGKPFLNQKAS
- the ileS gene encoding isoleucine--tRNA ligase, with amino-acid sequence MTVEKPGSQYKDSINLPKTSFPMKAGLPNREPQILKKWAELDVYHALQSQRQNAESYVLHDGPPYANGNIHIGHSVNKILKDIIVKSRNLQGFRAPYVPGWDCHGLPIEIQVEKKHGKAGQKIDKKAFRQKCREYAQRQVETQKADFIRLGVQGDWENPYLTMDFVTEANIVRSLSKIVEAGHLYHGLMPVYWCPACASALAEAEVEYQDKVSPAIDVTFAVADEADFAKRIGLAADQLHDPCVVIWTTTPWTLPANEAVSLHPELNYVLVATGGRQLILAEDLMESALARYELEAGTVLARFTGAALELLSLKHPFYSKQVPVILGEHVTTEAGTGAVHTAPAHGGDDFAVGKRYDIPVNNPVSSNGTFLESTELFAGEFVFKANPHVIEVLAEHGALLKHVEYSHSYPHCWRHKTPMIYRATAQWFIGMEHLSGDKGLRKQAIKAIDTVDWEPDWGKARITTMVENRPDWCVSRQRNWGVPIAIYLHKETGEMHPNTIELMELAAQRIEQQGIQAWYDLDDRELLGDDVDAYDKVTDTLDVWFDSGVTHHSVVDAREELRRPADLYLEGSDQHRGWFQSSLLTSVSMNGAAPYKTVLTHGFTVDKDGKKMSKSLGNVMAPQEVINTLGADVLRLWIAATDYRSEMTISQEILQRTSESYRRIRNTVRYLLGNLDGFEPSQVLPYDELLDIDQWAVRLTAQVQKQIEASYQSYQFHQIYQRLHQFCVVDMGGFYLDILKDRLYTTGQSSQARLSAQSAMQHILESLVRCLAPILSFTAEEIWGHMRGEREQSVLFATRYSELDEVPADPVDDQRWKTIIDARNEVAKQIEVTRTQGKVGSALDAGVSLFAKAEVATALESVSDELRFILITSAATLAPFDDAPSDAVQSEISDLKLKVSVLEDQKCVRCWHRRPDVGSISAHPELCGRCVENIEGDGEVRRHA
- the ribF gene encoding bifunctional riboflavin kinase/FAD synthetase produces the protein MELITGIDKIEDRHAPSVVSIGNYDGVHRGHQFVIKTLIAHSQRLQAPATVITFEPLAKEFFAPGSVERITTIEERAQRLFELGVERVLCIPFDTDFAAYSPEGFVNDVLLDGLGVRHVCVGDDFRFGKARAGDFDLLQRIGRDAGFEVSAHETFELAGCRVSSGRIRTALIAGDFELAERLLGRPYTIQGKVQVGQQLGRTLAFPTANIVLPEMVLPVDGVYAVSTRVQGAEVAGVANVGRRPTVDGKENRLEVHLFDFDADIYGQNIEVRFVAKLREEVRFDSVDQLKAQIQRDARAARKIFAEMR
- a CDS encoding DUF2203 family protein produces the protein MPALQTDIGQRDKLFNLVEARELLPLVQVITNKHHEELSPIRLRLEKMLSNDPRRASVEQQYEQVVSRWRDKIELLGARVSGLWVVEFNVGEGCLSWRYPELYLGSFRTHDKALSDRQNLTDYIEEFDPDWAC